A single window of Chloracidobacterium thermophilum B DNA harbors:
- a CDS encoding redoxin domain-containing protein, producing MFLLACAFVLGILDGLWSPPRERVWPVRVLLGQSLARLLWCGALGILAGQLGVWVAEAAFLMGFGRQVFFVPAVGLLLLALGWMGWRWRLGRRPWAASRLVHPFAVVIRVSSLLLAALLLALTTWEIRQAAVAMLCFGFGALPGDVARSLFSNSRWWERLQPLAASGAAGGLTVAALVLTAAGLGYDVFTGRALGDDLDHLGHVISGDDSLIAIGAPVPDVAFKSLDGQTVRLSHYRGRVVVLVAIGTRCPCVEAYRARLNALAQAYAPRQVVFIGFNPNANESLTEIRERQKAKPFVFPVVVDEGRQATDLLGATCMTECFLVDAAGRLQYHGRIDDNTYHPERVTTHLLQEALEAVLSGRPVNVLCRPAIGCAIVRQKPGEAQRNQ from the coding sequence ATGTTTCTCCTTGCCTGCGCCTTTGTCCTGGGAATTCTGGATGGTTTGTGGTCGCCGCCCCGCGAACGGGTCTGGCCGGTTCGGGTCCTCCTGGGGCAATCCTTGGCCCGCCTGCTGTGGTGTGGGGCGCTGGGGATTCTCGCCGGACAGCTTGGTGTCTGGGTGGCCGAAGCCGCTTTCCTGATGGGTTTTGGGCGGCAGGTGTTCTTTGTCCCGGCTGTGGGGCTATTGCTGTTGGCGCTGGGGTGGATGGGCTGGCGTTGGCGGCTGGGCCGCCGCCCCTGGGCGGCATCCCGGCTGGTGCATCCATTCGCTGTGGTCATCCGGGTTTCTTCGCTGCTGCTGGCAGCCCTGCTGCTTGCCCTGACGACCTGGGAAATCCGGCAGGCAGCCGTGGCGATGCTGTGCTTTGGCTTTGGCGCGTTGCCCGGAGATGTGGCGCGGTCGCTGTTTTCCAACAGCCGGTGGTGGGAACGGCTCCAGCCGCTGGCTGCTTCCGGCGCAGCCGGAGGGCTGACCGTGGCCGCTTTGGTGCTGACTGCGGCCGGATTGGGCTACGACGTGTTCACCGGACGCGCGCTGGGCGATGATCTCGATCACCTTGGGCACGTCATCTCCGGTGACGACAGCCTGATCGCCATTGGCGCACCGGTCCCGGATGTCGCCTTCAAAAGCCTCGACGGGCAGACCGTCCGCCTGAGCCACTACCGCGGCCGCGTCGTCGTTCTGGTGGCGATTGGAACGCGCTGCCCGTGCGTTGAAGCCTACCGCGCCCGCCTCAACGCGCTGGCCCAGGCTTATGCTCCGCGCCAGGTGGTCTTCATCGGTTTCAACCCGAATGCCAATGAGTCCCTGACGGAAATCCGCGAGCGGCAGAAGGCCAAGCCGTTCGTTTTTCCGGTCGTCGTGGATGAAGGCCGTCAGGCCACTGACCTGCTGGGTGCTACGTGCATGACAGAATGCTTTCTGGTGGATGCCGCCGGGCGGCTCCAGTACCACGGGCGCATTGACGACAACACCTATCACCCGGAGCGGGTAACAACACATCTTCTGCAGGAAGCTCTGGAAGCCGTCCTGTCCGGGCGTCCGGTCAATGTCCTGTGCCGGCCCGCCATTGGATGCGCCATCGTGCGCCAGAAGCCCGGCGAGGCTCAGCGCAACCAGTAG
- a CDS encoding peptidoglycan-binding domain-containing protein gives MLHRSRALCAKLALVIACLLVGAGLPAPMFPDAHAEEVIRPQKRRAAGQRRAQSRRARSGRSRGAAARSRRGPSARGRAARSRGRVSRMRGRSARMRSTRGRSYRSRSYRSRRGRIVRGRSGRAYRVRGRRYGRRGRYARRSRVTAAYGTRAAAPAMPYRPPRSLVIPEARTREIQEKLKEAGFYQGEITGQYDESTREAMRNFQRANGLKETGTPTAPALLRLGLTRHTSEAGDTSAPPVQLPPPTDQPPPQ, from the coding sequence ATGCTGCACAGGAGTCGGGCGCTGTGCGCCAAACTGGCACTCGTCATTGCATGTTTACTCGTGGGAGCCGGGCTTCCCGCCCCGATGTTTCCCGACGCCCACGCGGAAGAAGTCATCCGCCCCCAGAAGCGGCGTGCCGCCGGCCAGCGGCGCGCCCAGAGCCGACGGGCCCGGAGCGGCCGCAGTCGTGGCGCAGCGGCACGAAGCCGCCGGGGACCGTCCGCCCGTGGTCGGGCTGCCCGCAGCCGGGGACGGGTCAGCCGGATGCGCGGACGGAGCGCACGGATGCGCAGCACGCGGGGACGCAGTTACCGCAGTCGCAGTTACCGCAGCCGCCGGGGGCGTATCGTGCGGGGACGGAGCGGACGCGCCTACCGCGTCCGGGGCAGACGCTACGGCCGCCGGGGACGTTACGCCCGCCGGAGCCGGGTGACAGCCGCCTATGGCACACGGGCGGCGGCACCAGCGATGCCCTACCGCCCGCCCCGCAGTCTGGTTATCCCGGAAGCCCGTACCCGCGAAATTCAGGAAAAGCTCAAGGAAGCCGGTTTCTACCAGGGCGAGATCACGGGGCAGTATGATGAAAGCACCCGCGAAGCCATGCGGAACTTCCAGCGCGCCAATGGCTTGAAAGAAACCGGCACGCCGACGGCGCCGGCCCTGCTGCGGCTCGGACTCACCCGACACACGTCGGAAGCCGGCGACACCTCGGCCCCGCCCGTCCAGCTTCCGCCGCCGACCGATCAGCCACCGCCGCAGTGA
- a CDS encoding YihY/virulence factor BrkB family protein — MGRLRQLRDLLWKTTLDTLEYDCIGFAKEAAYSFVLTFFPLLLFFVAAFAALGSEQTGGILDALRRIMPPGTFSVVESYLQQLMQGRPGRVALLSFVATLLPAIGLIATLSRALDRIYGISPRRSFWREQLLCLELVFVVGLPLVLASIAGVVGSHLEQLIARWSGGQVTFGYLWAAGRWFLVVLSVFLIQMLLYRLAPSRPPRWRHILPGAVFATTLWGLATLGFGIYVANFSAYGRIYGSIGTVIVLLVWMYVITFVFLVGAVFNRRLAILELEHRLEKLSTAEAASVLLTSVTEETDKAEAAHLP, encoded by the coding sequence ATGGGCCGACTTCGGCAACTGCGGGACCTGCTTTGGAAGACGACGCTGGATACGCTTGAGTACGACTGCATCGGTTTTGCCAAGGAAGCGGCCTATTCCTTTGTGTTGACCTTTTTCCCACTCCTGCTTTTTTTTGTGGCTGCGTTTGCGGCCTTGGGCAGCGAGCAGACGGGGGGGATTCTGGACGCCCTGCGGCGCATCATGCCGCCGGGAACGTTCAGCGTGGTGGAAAGCTACTTGCAGCAACTCATGCAGGGACGGCCCGGACGGGTGGCGCTGCTGTCGTTTGTCGCCACGCTCCTGCCAGCGATTGGGCTGATTGCCACGCTGTCGCGGGCGCTGGACCGTATCTATGGAATTTCCCCCCGGCGCTCCTTCTGGCGGGAGCAGTTGTTATGCCTGGAGCTGGTGTTTGTCGTCGGGCTGCCGTTGGTGCTGGCGTCCATTGCCGGCGTGGTCGGGTCGCATCTTGAACAGCTCATCGCCCGTTGGAGCGGCGGGCAGGTCACCTTTGGCTACCTGTGGGCCGCCGGGCGGTGGTTTCTGGTCGTGCTGAGTGTGTTTTTGATTCAGATGCTTCTGTATCGTCTCGCGCCGAGCCGCCCGCCGCGCTGGCGGCACATTCTGCCGGGAGCCGTCTTTGCCACGACGCTGTGGGGATTGGCCACGCTGGGTTTCGGCATTTACGTGGCCAATTTCAGCGCCTACGGCCGCATTTATGGCAGTATCGGCACGGTCATCGTGCTGCTCGTCTGGATGTACGTCATCACCTTCGTGTTCCTGGTCGGGGCGGTCTTCAACCGTCGGCTGGCCATTCTGGAACTCGAACACCGGCTGGAAAAGCTCTCCACAGCAGAGGCTGCGTCGGTCCTGCTCACCAGTGTCACGGAAGAAACCGACAAAGCGGAGGCGGCCCACCTTCCCTGA
- a CDS encoding glucose-1-phosphate adenylyltransferase, with the protein MIGAMEKVLAVILGGGKGTRLYPLTRERSKPAVPLGGKYRLVDIPISNCINSGISRILVLTQFNSASLNRHIARTYRFSQFTNGFVEILAAEQTPENPDWFQGTADAVRQNFRHLKSTHATTILILSGDHLYRMDYAKFIAYHESFGNDITVSVTAIPPDEASEFGLLKVDEDGRVIEFREKPTGAALEEMRVDTTRFGLAPEEAAKRPYLASMGIYVFKMDVLESLLRDTSRVDFGKEVIPHALETHRVGAYLFNGYWEDIGTISAFFRANIELTDVLPRFNFFDMSAPIYTRPRFLPGTKVRNAQIINSIINEGCIINEATIRRSIVGIRSRIEGGTHFDHVLMMGADEYETVDELQQNRAAGRPDIGVGKFCTIRNAILDKGVRIGNNVRLLNESGVKEADGPNYFIRDGIIIIPKEAVIPDNTTI; encoded by the coding sequence ATGATTGGCGCGATGGAAAAAGTTCTGGCTGTCATTCTGGGCGGCGGCAAAGGCACCCGCCTGTATCCGCTCACGCGGGAACGCTCAAAGCCGGCTGTCCCGCTCGGCGGCAAGTATCGTCTGGTGGATATTCCCATCAGCAACTGCATCAACTCCGGTATCTCACGGATACTGGTGTTGACACAGTTCAACTCGGCATCCCTGAACCGCCACATTGCCCGTACCTATCGGTTCAGCCAGTTCACCAATGGTTTTGTTGAAATCTTAGCGGCCGAGCAGACGCCGGAAAATCCCGACTGGTTCCAGGGCACGGCCGATGCTGTCCGTCAGAACTTCCGCCATCTGAAAAGCACGCACGCAACGACGATTCTCATCCTGTCGGGCGACCATCTCTACCGCATGGACTACGCCAAGTTCATTGCCTACCACGAATCGTTCGGCAATGACATCACGGTTTCCGTCACGGCCATCCCTCCCGACGAGGCTTCGGAATTCGGGCTGCTCAAGGTGGATGAAGACGGGCGGGTGATTGAGTTTCGGGAAAAGCCCACGGGTGCGGCGCTTGAGGAGATGCGCGTGGACACGACCCGGTTTGGCCTTGCGCCGGAGGAAGCGGCCAAGCGCCCGTATCTCGCTTCCATGGGAATCTATGTCTTCAAAATGGATGTGCTGGAGTCGCTGCTGCGCGACACCAGCCGGGTGGATTTCGGCAAGGAGGTCATTCCGCACGCCCTCGAAACCCACCGGGTGGGAGCGTATCTTTTCAACGGCTACTGGGAAGACATCGGGACGATCAGTGCCTTCTTCCGCGCCAACATCGAGCTGACGGATGTCCTGCCCCGCTTCAACTTCTTCGACATGTCTGCGCCCATCTACACCCGGCCCCGGTTTCTGCCCGGTACAAAGGTGCGCAACGCCCAGATCATCAACTCAATCATCAACGAAGGGTGCATCATCAACGAAGCCACGATTCGGCGTTCGATTGTTGGCATCCGCAGCCGGATTGAAGGCGGCACACATTTTGACCACGTACTGATGATGGGGGCTGACGAATATGAAACCGTGGATGAACTTCAGCAGAATCGGGCGGCCGGGCGGCCGGATATTGGCGTCGGGAAGTTCTGCACGATTCGGAACGCCATCCTCGACAAAGGGGTGCGGATTGGCAACAACGTCCGTCTGCTGAATGAAAGCGGGGTCAAGGAGGCCGATGGTCCGAACTACTTCATCCGTGACGGCATCATCATTATCCCCAAGGAAGCCGTTATCCCAGACAACACCACCATCTAA
- a CDS encoding SpoIIE family protein phosphatase: MYSLVIHLPNTPPHRILLVKPRYTIGRSVRADIMVPDSFASRIHAALQQDGQTYILEDLHSANGTYYQGQRLAQPIRLHPGERFRIGETELELVPETHFTQTAAPSVTYSRTSLATVPEAQIGMGTVNTAEEILHRAFERSSGGLPRGSQSVPEETILLTATPGAAPAETFPKTKLEPQRPDLLALVSKVGVTLLSNVSFSETLEEVMSLVFESLPAERGFLLTCDHAQQLECRVARTRTTRLLCEEAVVCQSITERVLTTKAAVLTSDARQDPRFAGSQSILLGDIRSVMCVPLLFREQLHGLIYVENPYQRRFTPDDLEVLTTIASVAAVKIENIRLLEEEMKRQRLQAEVALAARIQASMLPQGEPPLEGLEVAGLSRPAEDIGGDYYDYIHVGEKRLAVVIGDASGHGISSGLLMALAKGALFNQLGISPDPVHVMQTLNKLIHENGTRRDLMTFCYTLLDVPTGHVTIANAGHPYPIVYCAATKTAHSLEGGAYPLGVRPTLGRLPILTHALNPQDVLVLYSDGLPELKNRTGSYFGYDGLEAVLHHHAHLPARELCETIVEKALTFASGAVPEDDITVVVVKRTC, encoded by the coding sequence ATGTATTCCCTCGTCATTCATCTGCCCAACACACCACCACACCGGATATTGCTGGTCAAACCCCGTTACACCATTGGGCGCAGCGTGCGCGCCGACATCATGGTGCCGGACTCCTTTGCCTCGCGCATCCACGCTGCACTTCAGCAGGATGGACAGACCTACATTCTGGAAGACCTCCACAGCGCCAATGGCACCTACTATCAGGGGCAGCGCCTTGCGCAGCCCATCCGCCTCCACCCAGGGGAACGCTTCCGCATTGGCGAAACCGAACTCGAACTCGTCCCCGAAACGCACTTTACCCAGACTGCCGCGCCGTCGGTGACGTACTCCCGGACATCTTTGGCTACAGTCCCGGAAGCGCAGATTGGGATGGGAACGGTCAACACAGCAGAAGAAATTCTGCATCGTGCCTTTGAGCGCAGTTCCGGGGGACTCCCCAGAGGTTCCCAGTCTGTGCCGGAGGAAACCATCCTTCTGACCGCAACACCAGGTGCAGCCCCGGCGGAGACTTTCCCGAAAACAAAGCTGGAGCCGCAGCGCCCTGACCTGCTGGCGCTCGTGAGCAAGGTCGGCGTCACGCTGCTTTCCAATGTCAGTTTCAGCGAAACGCTGGAAGAAGTCATGAGCCTGGTTTTCGAGTCGCTGCCAGCCGAGCGGGGATTCCTGCTGACCTGCGACCACGCCCAGCAGCTTGAGTGCCGTGTGGCGCGTACCCGCACCACTCGCCTGCTTTGTGAGGAAGCTGTCGTCTGCCAGAGCATCACCGAACGGGTGTTGACAACCAAAGCGGCAGTGCTGACCTCCGACGCCCGGCAGGACCCGCGCTTTGCCGGCAGCCAGTCCATTCTGCTCGGCGACATTCGCTCCGTGATGTGTGTTCCGCTGTTGTTTCGGGAGCAGCTCCACGGGCTGATTTACGTCGAAAACCCCTACCAGCGCCGTTTTACGCCGGACGACCTGGAGGTGCTGACCACGATTGCCAGTGTTGCGGCCGTCAAAATTGAAAACATCCGTCTCCTCGAAGAAGAAATGAAACGCCAGCGGCTCCAGGCCGAAGTGGCCCTGGCCGCCCGCATTCAGGCTTCAATGCTGCCCCAGGGTGAGCCGCCGCTGGAGGGCCTCGAGGTGGCGGGGCTGTCACGTCCGGCAGAAGACATCGGGGGCGACTATTACGACTACATCCACGTCGGCGAGAAACGGTTGGCCGTGGTCATCGGAGACGCCTCCGGCCATGGCATCTCTTCGGGACTGCTGATGGCGCTGGCCAAAGGCGCGCTGTTCAACCAGCTTGGCATTTCACCAGACCCGGTGCACGTCATGCAGACCCTGAACAAACTCATCCATGAAAATGGCACGCGCCGCGACCTGATGACGTTTTGCTATACGCTGCTCGACGTGCCCACCGGACATGTCACCATTGCCAATGCCGGACACCCTTACCCCATAGTGTACTGCGCTGCCACGAAAACCGCCCATAGCCTGGAAGGAGGAGCCTACCCGCTGGGAGTACGGCCGACACTGGGCAGGCTTCCCATCCTGACCCACGCACTCAACCCACAGGATGTTCTCGTGCTGTACAGCGACGGACTCCCGGAACTCAAAAACCGCACTGGAAGCTACTTCGGCTATGATGGGTTGGAAGCCGTCCTTCACCACCATGCCCACCTGCCGGCGCGCGAGCTATGTGAAACCATTGTCGAAAAAGCTCTGACCTTTGCCTCCGGGGCCGTCCCGGAGGACGACATCACGGTGGTCGTCGTCAAACGCACCTGCTGA